In Blattabacterium sp. DPU, the genomic window TAACAGAAAAAAAATATTTTAATTTTTCTTCATACAAAAAATTAGGGAATCTTATTTATAAAAAAAATTATATTCAAAAACATATAGAAAAAATTATTTCATTACCTATTATAGATAAAGATCTTATCCAGAAGGCGAAATTAAAAGTTGTGGTAGATGGAATTAATTCTACAGGAGGAATAGCGGTCCCTATTTTGTTAAAATATTTGGGAGTTCATGTTATTAAAATGTATTGTGATCCTCATGGAGATTTTGCTCATAATCCTGAGCCTATTGAAAAAAATTTAAAAGAAATATGTAAAAAAGTACCGGATTTTAAGGCCAATTTGGGAATATCTGTAGATCCCGATGTAGATCGTGTAGTGTTTATTTGCGAAAACGGAGATTTTTTTGGAGAAGAATATACCTTAGTGTCTATAGCTGATTATATATTAGAAAATAAATTAGGGCCTATTGTATCAACTTTGTCTTCTTCTCATGCATTAAAAGATCTATCTATCAAAAAAAAAGTACCATATTATTCTTCTCCTGTTGGAGAAGTACACGTCGTAAAAAAAATGAAAGAGGTTCATGCTGTTATTGGGGGTGAAGGAAATGGAGGAGTTATTTATCCTAATTTGCGTTATGGAAGAGATGCATTGATTGGAATTGCATTGTTTTTAACTCAAATAGCTAAACTTGCTAATATACCGTTATCTAAATTAAAAAAAAGATATTCCAATTATTTTATGTCGAAAAAAAAAATTCGATTTTTTTCTCATAATAATGACAAAATTAAAATTTTATTAAAAATAATAAAGAAAAAATATAAAGGAGAAAAAATGGATTTCAAGGATGGAATTAAAATCTATTTAAAATCTAATGAATGGATCCATATCAGAAAATCAAATACTGAAAATATCATTAGAATACATACAGAAAGTACTTCAAAGGAAAGAGCTAATTTTTTAGCTAAGAAAATTATATATGAAATAAAAGAATTATGATGAATTATATAAAATATATAGAAGATAAATGTTCTTCTAGAAATGATTTTCCATTATTTCATTCAGGAGATACAGTGACTGTTTTTTTTGAAATTAAAGAAGGAGAAAAAAAAAGAATTCAATCTTTTAAAGGAGTTGTTATAAAAAAACAAGGAAAAGGATTAACTAAAACATTTACAATTCGTAAAATCAGTACAGGAATTGGAATAGAACGTATATTTATTTTCAATCAACCTAACATACAAAAGATAGAAATAAACAAAAAAGGAAAAGTTAGGAGATCTAAAATTTATTATTTTAGAGCTTTAAAAGGAAAAAAAGCTAGAGTAAAAAGTTGAAAAGCGAAAAAAAATAAAGTGAAATAGTGCACCGCTTTTTTCGCTTTTACTTAGACTCTATACTCTTATTTATTTATTATTTTTATCGTTTTCTTCAGTTGTTCCTTTTTCTTTTTCAGTTGTATTGTTATTATTTTCCTCATTATTATTATTGTTTTTTGAGGAGTCCTCACTAGGAGTTGTAGGAGGGGTACTATTGTTTGAATCGGTCTGATTCTCATTGTTATTAGCTGTTTTTTCCTCTTCTGTTGTAGTAGAGTTATTTTCATTTTTATTTTTGTTGTTGCAACTAATTGTAAATAAAAATATTGCTAACAAAATTGTAGTGACCGTAATTCTTAATTTTTTCATCATAATCGATAGTATTTCAGTTATTACATATTCTGGGCAAATTTATATAAAAATTTGGAAAATATATCATTATTTGTATTTTTTTTAAAATAGAGAACAAAATTAGATTTTTTTTTCTTTAGTTTGAAAATAAGAATATTATGTCTTTATACAAAATTTTATAAAAAAAAATATTATGTCTTTAAATAAAAAGATTTTAAAAGAAGCTCTTACTTTTGATGATGTTTTACTTATTCCTTCTTATTCATCAATTCTTCCATCAGAAGTTTCTCTTAAAACTTCTCTTACACATGATATTACTATGAATATTCCTATATTAAGTGCTGCTATGGATACAGTTACAGAGTCATCTTTAGCTATATCTATAGCTAGAGAAGGAGGAATAGGAATTATTCATAAAAATATGAATATAGAAAATCAATCAGAAGAGGTTTATCGAGTTAAAAGGAGTGAAAGCGGAATGATAGATGATCCTATTACTCTTTCTAGAAATTCCACATTAAAATATGCTAAATATCTTATGGAAAAATTTAAAATTTCTGGGTTACCTGTTATAGAAGATAATCATTCATTAGTAGGAATTATTACTAAAAGAGATATAAAATACCGTACAGATTTAGATTCTTTAGTTGAAGAAGTGATGACAAAAGAAAAATTAATTACATCTAAACAAAATATAACTCTAGAAAAAGCTAAAAATATTTTGTTGGAAGAAAGAATAGAAAAATTGCCAATCGTGGATGATTGTAATAAATTAGTGGGATTGATTACGATTCGTGATATTGATAATTTGATTGAATATCCTAATGCTTGTAAAGATTCTAGAGGACGTTTACGTGTAGGTGCTGCTGTTGGCATAGATAAAAGAACTTTAGAAAGAGTAGAAGCTTTAGTTAAAGTAGGAGTAGATATTATAGCTATAGATTCGGCACATGGTCATTCTTATAAAATTTTGGAAACAATAAAATCTATCAGAAATTCTTTTACAAAAATCACACTATTAACAGGAAATGTAGTTACTATGGAAGGCGCCAAAGATTTGATAAATGCCGGTTCGACTATTTTAAAAGTAGGAATCGGATCTGGATCTATCTGTACAACGCGAGTTATAGCTGGAGTAGGTATGCCACAAATAACAGCTATTAATGATGTATATGAATATGCTAAAAAAAGAAATGTTAACGTAATTTCTGATGGAGGAATTAGATATTCAGGAGATGTAGTAAAAGCTATTGCTGCCGGAGCAAGTTCTGTAATGATTGGAAGTTTATTTGCTGGAACAGATGAGGCTCCAGGAGAAGAAGTTATTTTTCAAGGAAGAAAATTTAAAACTTATGTAGGAATGGGGTCATTAATAGCTATGAAAAGAGGAAGTAGAGATCGGTATTTTCAATTTACCGAAAAATCTGTTCCGGAAGGAATAGAAGCTATAGTTCCTTATAAAGGAAAAATGAGAGATGTTATTTATCAAATTTGTGGAGGATTACGTTCTGGAATGGGATATTGTGGAGTTTCCACTATTGTGGAACTTATGAAGAAAGGAAGATTTGTAAGAATTACCAATTCAGGATTAAAAGAAAATCATCCTCACAGTGTAAATATTACAAAAGAATCTCCTAACTATTTTAATTATAAAACATAAAATAAGTTTCCAAAAATACCCGGAACGGGATTTGAACCCGTACGATCACAATGATCACAGGATTTTAAGTCCTGTGTGTCTACCTATTCCACCATCCGGGTTATTTAGGAAGCGAGAAACGGGATTTGAACCCGCGGCCCCGACCTTGGCAAGGTCGTGCTCTACCAACTGAGCTATTCTCGCATACATACTCATACTAATTTAAATACACTTTATATATATAGCAAATTTTAATAATCTAATAAATTTTTAATTTCATGAATTTTTATAATTGCATATTTTAATGATAAAGAATCAACATTTTTAATTGTTTTTAAATAAAAAATTATTTTTTGTAATGAATGCAAAACTTTTCTTTTATTAATTTCCGTTTTATTTTTTTTTGGTTTTAATGTATTTAATATTTTTTTTGCTCTTTTTATGATTTCTATGGGCATACCTGATATTTTAGCTACATAAATTCCAAAACTGTGTTCACTTCCTCCAGCTATTAATTTCCTCATAAAAATAATGTTATCATTGATTTTTTTTACGGAAATATGATAGTTTTTTATTCTTTTTAAAAAAAAACTCATTTCATTCAATTCATGATAATGTGTAGCAAACAAGGTTAGAGGACGTATATTTTTTTTATGT contains:
- the rplS gene encoding 50S ribosomal protein L19; the protein is MNYIKYIEDKCSSRNDFPLFHSGDTVTVFFEIKEGEKKRIQSFKGVVIKKQGKGLTKTFTIRKISTGIGIERIFIFNQPNIQKIEINKKGKVRRSKIYYFRALKGKKARVKS
- the guaB gene encoding IMP dehydrogenase, yielding MSLNKKILKEALTFDDVLLIPSYSSILPSEVSLKTSLTHDITMNIPILSAAMDTVTESSLAISIAREGGIGIIHKNMNIENQSEEVYRVKRSESGMIDDPITLSRNSTLKYAKYLMEKFKISGLPVIEDNHSLVGIITKRDIKYRTDLDSLVEEVMTKEKLITSKQNITLEKAKNILLEERIEKLPIVDDCNKLVGLITIRDIDNLIEYPNACKDSRGRLRVGAAVGIDKRTLERVEALVKVGVDIIAIDSAHGHSYKILETIKSIRNSFTKITLLTGNVVTMEGAKDLINAGSTILKVGIGSGSICTTRVIAGVGMPQITAINDVYEYAKKRNVNVISDGGIRYSGDVVKAIAAGASSVMIGSLFAGTDEAPGEEVIFQGRKFKTYVGMGSLIAMKRGSRDRYFQFTEKSVPEGIEAIVPYKGKMRDVIYQICGGLRSGMGYCGVSTIVELMKKGRFVRITNSGLKENHPHSVNITKESPNYFNYKT
- the glmM gene encoding phosphoglucosamine mutase, whose product is MTLVKSSSGIRGTLGGKVGKGFSPIDIIQFSAGYVSWMKKKHNNKKKFVIILGRDGRISSVLFQQFLIITFQSLGVDVINIGLSTTPTVGIAVINERADGGVMLTASHNPKNWNGLKMFNSYGEFLSEEDFQKLFYITEKKYFNFSSYKKLGNLIYKKNYIQKHIEKIISLPIIDKDLIQKAKLKVVVDGINSTGGIAVPILLKYLGVHVIKMYCDPHGDFAHNPEPIEKNLKEICKKVPDFKANLGISVDPDVDRVVFICENGDFFGEEYTLVSIADYILENKLGPIVSTLSSSHALKDLSIKKKVPYYSSPVGEVHVVKKMKEVHAVIGGEGNGGVIYPNLRYGRDALIGIALFLTQIAKLANIPLSKLKKRYSNYFMSKKKIRFFSHNNDKIKILLKIIKKKYKGEKMDFKDGIKIYLKSNEWIHIRKSNTENIIRIHTESTSKERANFLAKKIIYEIKEL